From the genome of Bordetella sp. H567, one region includes:
- a CDS encoding ABC transporter permease encodes MQDLTLPRGWRVAMLLPALVVFLAFWLIPIAVLVRISGNGDAIQAYRAVLTNPRYLDSLWQTVLLSLLVTLVTLVLSVLAGLFLTRHEFRGKSMLISMLTLPLAFPGVVVGFMVIMLAGRQGLIGDLTLRLFGFKAVFAYSLAGLFLGYLYFSIPRVILAVMAAAESLDASLYEAAASLGARSWALMRDITLPALAPALIASGAMCFATSVGAFGTAFTLATDIDVLPMTIYTEFTLNANVATAAALSVVLGVVTWGVLMLARNFSGPSVGAAG; translated from the coding sequence ATGCAAGACCTGACCCTGCCGCGCGGTTGGCGCGTGGCCATGCTGCTGCCCGCCCTGGTGGTGTTCCTGGCGTTCTGGCTGATACCGATCGCCGTGCTGGTACGCATTTCCGGCAACGGCGACGCGATCCAGGCATACCGGGCCGTCCTGACCAATCCCCGCTATCTGGACAGCCTGTGGCAGACGGTGCTGCTGTCGCTGCTGGTCACCCTGGTGACCCTGGTGCTCTCGGTGCTGGCCGGCCTGTTCCTGACGCGGCATGAATTCCGCGGCAAGTCCATGCTGATTTCCATGTTGACCCTGCCGCTGGCCTTTCCCGGCGTGGTGGTGGGTTTCATGGTCATCATGCTGGCCGGGCGCCAGGGTCTGATCGGGGACCTAACGCTCAGGCTGTTCGGTTTCAAGGCCGTGTTCGCGTATTCCCTGGCGGGACTGTTCCTGGGCTACCTGTATTTTTCCATCCCGCGCGTGATCCTGGCCGTGATGGCGGCGGCCGAATCGCTGGATGCTTCCCTGTACGAAGCGGCCGCGTCGCTGGGCGCCCGTTCGTGGGCGCTGATGCGCGACATTACGCTGCCCGCGCTCGCGCCCGCGCTCATCGCGTCGGGGGCCATGTGCTTTGCGACGTCGGTGGGTGCCTTCGGCACGGCATTCACCCTGGCCACGGACATCGATGTGCTTCCGATGACCATCTATACCGAGTTCACGCTGAACGCGAACGTTGCCACCGCGGCCGCGCTGTCCGTCGTGCTGGGCGTGGTCACCTGGGGCGTGCTGATGCTGGCGCGCAACTTCTCCGGCCCCTCGGTCGGCGCCGCGGGCTAG
- a CDS encoding ABC transporter permease, translating into MKRVLFTLQLALTLLMCAFLLVPVGMSIMAGLTQNYFRGISSGLTLKWVIQVWHDYQGAILNSLYVALATLAIVAVLGVPAGYILARWRSRFARWIEELLTLPIALPGLASALALISVYGGVRVFRESLAFIVAGHVIFTLPFMVRAVSAACADGRIKVLEEGAASLGARFLRRFFTVVLPNIRSEIVAGALIVVTLSLGEFNLTWMLHTPETKTLPVGLADAYASLRLEIGSAYTAVFFLIIVPLLVLLQITGRGTPRAAKR; encoded by the coding sequence ATGAAGCGTGTCCTTTTCACCCTGCAGCTGGCGCTGACGCTGCTGATGTGCGCATTCCTGCTGGTGCCGGTCGGCATGTCCATCATGGCCGGCCTGACGCAGAACTACTTTCGCGGCATTTCGTCCGGGCTGACGCTGAAGTGGGTCATCCAGGTCTGGCACGACTACCAGGGCGCCATCCTCAATTCCCTGTACGTCGCGTTGGCCACCCTGGCCATCGTCGCCGTGCTGGGCGTGCCGGCCGGATACATCCTGGCCCGCTGGCGCAGCCGCTTCGCCCGCTGGATCGAGGAGCTCCTGACGCTGCCCATTGCACTGCCTGGCCTGGCCAGCGCCCTGGCGCTGATCAGCGTCTACGGCGGCGTCCGGGTTTTCCGCGAAAGCCTGGCATTCATCGTGGCCGGTCACGTCATCTTCACCTTGCCGTTCATGGTGCGCGCCGTGTCGGCCGCCTGCGCCGACGGAAGGATCAAGGTGCTGGAGGAGGGCGCGGCCAGCCTGGGTGCCCGTTTCCTGCGGCGCTTCTTTACCGTGGTGCTGCCGAACATCCGCTCGGAAATCGTGGCGGGGGCGCTGATCGTCGTGACGCTCTCGCTGGGCGAGTTCAACCTGACCTGGATGTTGCATACCCCGGAAACCAAGACCCTGCCGGTGGGGCTTGCCGATGCCTATGCATCGCTGCGCCTGGAGATCGGCAGCGCCTATACCGCCGTTTTCTTCCTGATCATCGTGCCGCTGCTGGTGCTGCTGCAGATCACCGGACGCGGTACGCCGCGCGCCGCCAAGCGCTAG